TCGTCCCTGAAAGCCTGCTCATGCCCGTGGCCGTTGCTCTGCCGGCTTTGGAGGTGTTTGCGGGGATCGGGCTCATCCTCGACATCGAGGGGAGCCTTTCGATTATCGCAGGCCTTCTGCTGTTTTTCATCGTCCTGCTGCGCTGCGGAATATGGATGGGTCTGGACATTGAATGCGGATGCTTCGGCCCGGGCGATCCCGAGGCCGAGGCATTTCATGGCCTGTGGCAGGCGATTTATCGGGACCTGGCCATGTTATGCGGCGTCGCTTTGCTTTACGG
This bacterium DNA region includes the following protein-coding sequences:
- a CDS encoding DoxX family protein, with the protein product MSLLNWTYRLVRWAIGGLFLYAGLLKLADPDTFAVLIDAYGIVPESLLMPVAVALPALEVFAGIGLILDIEGSLSIIAGLLLFFIVLLRCGIWMGLDIECGCFGPGDPEAEAFHGLWQAIYRDLAMLCGVALLYGQRRFKRVETVRARAIINAPRAGRPNQ